A section of the Tenrec ecaudatus isolate mTenEca1 chromosome 15, mTenEca1.hap1, whole genome shotgun sequence genome encodes:
- the LOC142427533 gene encoding lysine-specific demethylase 4D-like: protein MKSQGYRSQNSSLKIMTFRPTMEEFKDFNKYIAYMESQGAHRAGLAKIIPPKHWTARENYDDVDDILIASPVQQVTTGQTGVFLQYHKKKKSMTVEEYRHLANTDRYRTPTHRDVDDLERTYWKSRMYNSPIYGAGVCGSLFGENTEHWNLRHLGTIQDLLEQECGVVIKGVNTPYLYFGLWQTTFTWHTEDMDLYSINYLHFGEPKTWYAVPPEHGARLERLARELFPGSSSGCANFLRHKVALISPRVLRENGIPVGRITQGAGEFMVTFPYGYHAGFNHGFNCAESINFATLRWVNYGKAASQCSCGEARVTFPMDAFVRILQPGRYELWKQGRDRTSVDHVEPTALTSPEWTAWKEARTRVMVKGRLRSFKPRRARRRSLTLAADSGLGGCALVCPSPTTHSWADSSTVQPEAPTFMGSSPMGSSVSLLPTSVPSAQYLQASPKGTRTRRPQDSDAHQQSVKSRAKKHTASTFVHLPTQALHENQQSTDDSGPRRFEIQHAVKASGCCCDPDLQPLGPPLNPDSLMHPGPCLKSLDNISANLPDMLVLSPPNESLTSKTFSSYASVNSMAPLDLLGAIAMEPLKLL, encoded by the coding sequence ATGAAGTCCCAGGGCTATCGAAGCCAGAACTCAAGCCTTAAAATCATGACTTTCCGGCCTACCATGGAAGAATTTAAGGATTTCAACAAATACATTGCTTACATGGAATCCCAAGGTGCCCACCGTGCAGGCCTGGCTAAGATAATCCCACCCAAACATTGGACAGCCAGAGAGAACTATGACGATGTGGATGACATCCTCATAGCCAGTCCTGTGCAGCAGGTAACTACTGGGCaaacaggtgtctttttgcaataccataaaaagaagaaatccatGACCGTGGAGGAGTATCGCCACTTGGCCAACACTGACAGATACCGCACTCCCACACACCGGGATGTTGACGATTTGGAGCGGACCTATTGGAAGAGCCGCATGTACAattctcccatttatggggcTGGAGTATGTGGCTCCTTATTTGGTGAAAACACTGAGCATTGGAACCTCAGACACCTGGGGACGATCCAGGATCTGCTGGAGCAGGAGTGTGGAGTTGTCATCAAAGGCGTCAACACCCCCTACCTGTACTTTGGCCTGTGGCAGACCACCTTCACTTGGCACACGGAGGACATGGACCTGTACAGCATCAACTACCTGCACTTCGGGGAGCCCAAAACGTGGTATGCGGTGCCCCCTGAGCATGGAGCCCGCCTGGAGAGACTGGCCAGGGAGCTTTTCCCTGGCAGTTCCAGTGGCTGCGCGAACTTCCTGCGgcacaaggtggccctcatcTCACCCAGAGTCCTCAGGGAGAACGGCATTCCTGTTGGTCGGATCACCCAGGGAGCAGGCGAGTTCATGGTCACATTCCCCTACGGATACCACGCTGGCTTCAATCACGGTTTCAACTGTGCGGAATCCATCAACTTTGCCACCCTGCGCTGGGTTAATTACGGTAAAGCTGCTTCTCAGTGCAGCTGTGGGGAAGCCAGGGTCACATTTCCCATGGACGCCTTCGTGCGCATTCTGCAACCCGGGCGCTATGAGCtgtggaaacagggcagggaCCGCACCTCCGTGGACCACGTGGAGCCCACAGCACTGACCAGCCCAGAGTGGACGGCCTGGAAGGAAGCCCGGACTCGTGTGATGGTCAAGGGGCGTCTGCGGTCCTTTAAGCCACGCAGGGCCAGGCGTCGCTCTCTGACTCTGGCTGCagacagtgggcttgggggctgtgcaCTGGTGTGTCCTAGTCCCACAACCCACTCCTGGGCAGACAGCTCTACTGTGCAGCCTGAGGCCCCTACCTTCATGGGCAGCAGTCCTATGGGATCCAGTGTCTCCCTACTTCCCACCTCAGTTCCATCTGCCCAGTATCTCCAGGCTTCACCAAAGGGGACTCGCACTAGGCGTCCTCAGGACTCCGATGCCCACCAGCAGTCTGTCAAGTCCAGGGCCAAGAAGCAcacagcaagcacatttgtacacctgcCCACTCAGGCATTGCATGAGAATCAACAATCAACAGATGACTCTGGCCCTCGGAGATTTGAGATCCAGCATGCTGTTAAAGCTTCTGGGTGCTGCTGTGACCCCGATCTTCAGCCCTTGGGACCCCCACTGAATCCTGATTCTCTGATGCACCCTGGCCCCTGCCTGAAGTCACTGGACAACATCTCAGCGAATCTCCCGGACATGCTTGTGCTGAGTCCTCCTAATGAGTCTTTGACTTCTAAAACATTCTCCAGCTATGCCTCTGTGAACAGTATGGCACCTCTGGACCTCCTCGGTGCTATTGCTATGGAGCCCCTTAAACTTCTATAA